TTATTCGGGTAATCAGATGTGCTGGATGACAGTTCTTGGGTCTGATGGGGGCGTTGTATAGTTGTTGTTGGCGGAGTTACTGCAATCTTGATGAGAACCTAGATGAGAAGAACGCTATATTACGGTAAGAATATTATTGTTTTATGAACGATATATTACGTTAAGagtattattgttttttttaaattgtaggcTTTATTAAAACAGCATGATAATCCATTCTAGTCTATTTCATTCAGATCTACAGATTCTTCTGaatgggaatatatatatatatatatatatatatatatatatatagcatagtctattttttttaaatcttggcACACTGCCCGGAGATATAAACAAGCAGCGTCTGTGAAGCCTCTGTAATCTGGTATGTAGGCTATGTTTAGGAGAATCTCTCAGTCAGCATGCGTTCAGGCTATTTCTTTCCTGAATCACAGCATTGGCATGGCAAGGAGGGTCAAATTAGTGATATTGGAACTATAAGggcacccagaaccaaatctGTGACGAGAGAGAGACTACCTCAACATGAACTTGAATGCACCTCTCTGGTCCTCCAGATATGAGACTTCCAAAATGCAGAGCATCAGGACTCAGACCTCCAGAGCCTGCATGTCCAGCCACAGTGACCCAAGCCCGGGTCAGGAGGGCCTGtcttggaggacagaggagcaggAGTGGATCCCCTGGAGCAGCCCCAGGACCTCCGTGGGAGATGCAGAGTCGGACGGAGAGCTCCAAGCCTTTATCACGATGAGGAACGAGGCAGATACGTAcacagaggtgagagagacacGACCTGCACCTGAGCTGGGGAAAATATACTACCCGATACAGAGCTTGGTTAGGGCACAACCTGTCCACTCAGGTACACTGAAGGTgtggtggtgtaaagtactgaagtaaaaatactttaaagtactacttaagtagttttctgggggtatctgtactttactatttatattttggacagcTTTTACTTTAACTTCAcctcattcctaaagaaaataatgtactttttactccgtacattttccatgacacccaaaaCTACGCAACTAGTGACAATGCACAGGAAAATTGTCcatttcacacacttatcaacagaacatccctggtcatccctacttcctctgatctggaggactcactaaacagagaacatccctggtcatccctactgcctctgatctggaggactcactaaacagagaacatccctggtcatctctactgcctctgatggTCAGTCCATATCCTTCTGCCCCTTCACTGTCCTCTGATGGTCAGTCCATATCCTTCCGCCCCCTCTCTGACCTCTGATAGTCAGTCCATATCCTTCCGCCCCCTCTCTGACCTCTGATAGTCAGTCCATATCCTTCCGCCCCTTCTCTGACCTCTGATAGTCAGTCCATATCCTTCcgcctcctctctgtcctgataGTCAGTCCATATCCTTCCGCCCCTTCTCTGTCCTCTGATAGTCAGTCCATATCCTTCCACCCCTTCTCTGACCTCTGATAGTCAGTCAGTCCATATCCTTCCACCCCTTCTCTGTCCTCTGATAGTCAGTCAGTCCatatccttccctcccttctctgccCTCTGATAGTCAGTCCatatccttctctcccttctctgtcctctgatagtcagtcagtccatatccttctgcctcctctctgtcctctgatagtcagtcagtccatatccttctgcctctctgtcctctgATAGTCAGTCCATATCCTTCTGCCCCTTCTCTGTCCTCTGATAGTCAGTCCATATCCTTCTGCCCCTTGTCTGTCCTCTGATAGTCAGTCCATATCCTTCCACCCCTGACATCACGGAGCTGAACTGTTGGTCACTGCTGACGTCACGGAGCTGAACTGTTGGTCACTGCTGACATCACGGAGCTGAACTGTTTGTCACTGCTGATGTCACTGGGGATTAGAGTCCTACGGAGTCCAGGCTGGGGATTAGAGTCCTACGGAGTCCAGGCTGGGGATTAGAGTCCTATGGAGTCCAGGCTGGGGATTAGAGTCCTACAGAGTCCAGGCTGGGGATTAGAGTCCCAGCCTAATCCCCGGGATTAGAGTCCTACAGAGTCCAGGCTGGGGATTAGAGTCCTACGGAGTCCAGGCTGGCGATTAGAGTCCTACGGAGTCCAGGCTGGGGATTAGAGTCCTATGGAGTCCAGGCTGGGGATTAGAGTCCTACGGAGTCCAGGCTGGGGATTAGAGTCCTACGGAGTCCAGGCTGGGGATTAGAGTCCTACAGAGTCCAGGCTGGGGATTAGAGTCCTACGGAGTCCAGGCTGGGGATTAGAGTCCTACGGAGTCCAGGCTGGGGATTAGAGTCCTACGGAGTCCAGGCTGGGGATTAGAGTCCTACGGAGTCCAGGCTGGGGATTAGAGTCCTACGGAGTCCAGGCTGGGGATTAGAGTCCTACGGAGTCCAGGCTGGGGATTAGAGTCCTACGGAGTCCAGGCTGGGGATTAGAGTCCTACGGAGTCCAGGCTGGGGATTAGAGTCCTACAGAGTCCAGGCTGGGGATTAGAGTCCTACGGAGTCCAGGCTGGGGATTAGAGTCCTACAGAGTCCAGGC
The genomic region above belongs to Oncorhynchus clarkii lewisi isolate Uvic-CL-2024 unplaced genomic scaffold, UVic_Ocla_1.0 unplaced_contig_4685_pilon_pilon, whole genome shotgun sequence and contains:
- the LOC139399024 gene encoding melanoregulin-like, with translation MGALYSCCWRSYCNLDENLDEKNAILRYETSKMQSIRTQTSRACMSSHSDPSPGQEGLSWRTEEQEWIPWSSPRTSVGDAESDGELQAFITMRNEADTYTEEWEKLNYDIHSLRYTKRETSSRWKKILTQLGQIKFVEIISSLQILTQLGQIKFVEIISSLQILTQL